A portion of the Celeribacter baekdonensis genome contains these proteins:
- a CDS encoding plasmid partitioning protein RepB C-terminal domain-containing protein, translating into MSRGKRKTPDAVTLGFESDCVTVPVEAVLPVRALSASVKSSRKYRQITASIKEVGLVEPPVVTRSPGEDDTYMLLDGHIRIEVLKDLGIERVECLISTDDEAFTYNKRISRLAPIQEHKMIRKAIERGVSEEKIALALDLNPRSIVRKAKLLDGICEEAVGILKDKHCATAVFEILRKMKAMRQIEAAELMMNANNYSPAYISAILAGTPQAQLVDTKKPKKMRGITPEAMARMERELARLQEGITSIQDPYGQDHLQLTVIKGYLGKLLGNARIVRYLMQHRPEFLTEFQAITEMTSAPPTELE; encoded by the coding sequence ATGAGCCGGGGCAAGCGCAAAACCCCGGACGCGGTCACGCTTGGCTTCGAGAGCGATTGCGTCACGGTGCCGGTAGAGGCCGTCCTGCCTGTGCGCGCCCTCAGCGCATCCGTCAAATCCAGCCGCAAGTACCGCCAGATCACCGCGTCGATAAAAGAGGTTGGCCTGGTCGAGCCGCCGGTGGTCACGCGATCCCCGGGTGAGGACGACACCTATATGCTGCTGGATGGGCACATCCGGATCGAGGTGCTGAAGGATCTCGGCATCGAACGGGTCGAATGTCTGATCTCCACTGACGACGAGGCCTTCACTTACAACAAGCGGATCAGCCGCCTTGCGCCCATCCAGGAGCACAAGATGATCCGCAAGGCCATTGAGCGCGGTGTCTCCGAGGAAAAGATCGCTCTGGCTCTCGACCTCAATCCGCGCAGCATTGTGCGTAAGGCCAAGCTCCTCGACGGGATCTGCGAAGAGGCCGTCGGCATCCTGAAGGACAAACACTGTGCGACCGCCGTGTTCGAAATCCTGCGCAAAATGAAAGCCATGCGCCAGATTGAGGCCGCCGAGCTGATGATGAACGCGAACAATTATTCTCCGGCTTACATCTCTGCAATTCTGGCGGGGACGCCCCAGGCGCAGCTGGTGGACACCAAGAAACCCAAGAAGATGAGGGGCATCACCCCGGAGGCCATGGCCCGCATGGAGCGCGAGCTGGCCCGGCTGCAGGAAGGGATCACATCGATCCAAGACCCCTACGGCCAGGACCACCTGCAGCTGACCGTCATCAAAGGGTATCTGGGAAAGCTACTAGGGAACGCCAGAATCGTCCGGTATCTGATGCAGCATCGGCCGGAGTTTCTGACAGAATTTCAAGCGATCACCGAGATGACCTCCGCTCCACCAACCGAGTTGGAATAG
- a CDS encoding ATP-binding protein has product MGVRNAPPHPGSLLESLRGLGYAPPTALADLVDNSIAANSGEVAIHLEWAGPESWVRIVDDGDGMDDAALEAGMRLGARDPRAERAASDLGRFGLGLKTASFSQARRLTVASRQNGGPVVCLRWDLDLIGQEPGAEWPLFEGPAQGSEHLLAPLEQMDHGTIVLWEKLDRIVTDGFAATDMIELADRVEAHLAMTFHRLLDGQQPKLRLLLNGRGMKPWDPYLTGHPGKALESPEYRILHTTGVTVQCHVLPHRDMLKSAEQEIAAGPGGWTQQEGFYVYRNKRLLLAGGWLGLGDGGKPWPRDEAHRLARIRLDIPNSADAEWKINVLKSTASPPVRLRSQLHRLASETRDTARRVFAHRGHITPVSGTRSNAVAEAWQVRRSAQGTSYRIARDHDLVASILNRAGSLKPDILAVLRLIEETVPVQRIWLDTAEDKETPRTGFAGAPDNEVMETLSSMFEALVEFRGLSPAEARERLGRTPPFDRHLDLVSSLEVKDKQ; this is encoded by the coding sequence ATGGGTGTAAGAAATGCTCCTCCTCATCCTGGCTCGTTGCTCGAATCCCTTCGGGGGCTCGGCTACGCGCCTCCTACTGCACTTGCCGATCTGGTCGACAATTCCATAGCTGCGAACTCAGGCGAGGTGGCCATTCATCTCGAATGGGCTGGTCCGGAGAGCTGGGTAAGGATCGTTGATGACGGCGACGGCATGGACGACGCGGCTCTGGAGGCAGGGATGCGGCTCGGCGCACGCGATCCGCGGGCAGAACGCGCCGCCAGCGACCTCGGGCGCTTCGGGCTGGGCCTGAAGACAGCGAGTTTCTCGCAGGCTCGACGACTGACTGTAGCCAGTCGGCAGAATGGCGGACCTGTCGTGTGCCTGCGCTGGGATCTTGACCTCATTGGTCAAGAGCCGGGCGCCGAATGGCCACTCTTTGAAGGGCCTGCGCAAGGATCTGAGCATCTGCTTGCGCCGCTTGAGCAGATGGACCACGGCACCATCGTCCTCTGGGAGAAGCTGGACCGTATCGTGACCGATGGCTTCGCCGCCACTGACATGATCGAGCTCGCCGATCGTGTCGAGGCGCATCTTGCGATGACATTTCATCGTCTTTTGGATGGCCAGCAGCCCAAGCTTCGCCTCCTTCTCAACGGTAGAGGTATGAAGCCTTGGGACCCATACCTGACGGGACATCCTGGCAAGGCACTTGAAAGCCCCGAGTATCGCATCCTCCACACCACGGGTGTGACGGTTCAATGCCACGTACTGCCGCATCGCGACATGCTTAAGTCCGCCGAACAGGAAATCGCCGCTGGGCCCGGAGGTTGGACGCAGCAGGAAGGTTTCTACGTCTACCGCAACAAGCGTCTCCTTCTCGCTGGGGGCTGGCTGGGCCTGGGCGATGGAGGCAAGCCATGGCCGCGCGATGAAGCCCACAGGCTTGCCCGAATCCGTCTCGACATACCGAACAGCGCGGACGCCGAATGGAAGATCAATGTCCTGAAGTCGACAGCCAGTCCTCCGGTACGTCTGCGGTCTCAGCTTCACCGTCTGGCATCAGAAACGCGAGATACCGCGAGACGGGTCTTCGCCCACCGGGGTCACATCACGCCTGTTTCGGGCACGCGCTCGAACGCTGTTGCTGAAGCTTGGCAAGTGCGGCGCTCCGCACAAGGTACATCCTACCGGATTGCCCGTGACCATGACCTCGTCGCCTCGATCCTGAACCGCGCCGGATCGCTCAAGCCGGACATCCTCGCTGTTCTCAGGCTCATCGAGGAGACAGTTCCAGTTCAGCGCATCTGGCTGGATACCGCAGAAGACAAGGAGACGCCGAGGACAGGCTTCGCCGGGGCACCCGACAACGAAGTGATGGAGACGCTGTCCTCGATGTTTGAAGCACTCGTGGAATTTCGTGGTCTCAGTCCTGCTGAGGCGCGCGAACGGCTCGGTCGCACGCCCCCATTCGACAGGCACCTCGATCTGGTTTCATCCCTTGAAGTGAAAGATAAACAATGA
- a CDS encoding ABC transporter substrate-binding protein, translating to MMRSLLSLRSLSVVVLCLIAAPAISQEARQKFIAKDAVPSTVLVVRSTTDISIFAPALETFVAANPSVEVDYEQWGSNALYADSLAACEGTVRPADVVISSGVHQMVDLVNRACANTYQSEFTAQLPAARRWRDELWGITREAAVIIYNTDLVSAEDAPRTRFALLDLMRRSSGDFMGKIATYDVEASGLGFLFAFMDSQEATTFGGLLEGFARVDAVATCCSAEIIEGVDSGRYKIAYNVLGSYVDTVPHENLGVIYPEDYTLFLSRAFMIPKGAQHGATAGAFLDFLLSPQGRAVLSQSTLIHDSNSDETAANDSAERYIPIGPTLLVAMDRHRRARFIEKWRDTFGEHAVE from the coding sequence ATGATGCGGTCTCTATTGAGTTTGCGGTCTTTGAGTGTCGTCGTGCTCTGCCTCATCGCCGCCCCGGCGATCAGCCAAGAGGCCCGTCAAAAATTTATCGCCAAAGACGCTGTGCCAAGCACCGTGCTCGTGGTGCGCTCCACCACCGATATTTCGATTTTCGCCCCTGCGCTTGAGACCTTTGTGGCAGCCAATCCAAGCGTCGAAGTGGACTATGAACAATGGGGGTCCAACGCGCTTTATGCCGACAGCCTTGCCGCCTGTGAGGGGACAGTCAGACCTGCGGATGTGGTGATCTCGTCCGGGGTGCATCAGATGGTGGATTTGGTCAACCGCGCCTGTGCCAACACCTATCAATCTGAATTCACGGCCCAATTGCCCGCCGCGCGTCGGTGGCGTGACGAACTTTGGGGGATCACCCGCGAAGCCGCCGTGATCATCTACAACACCGATCTGGTCTCTGCTGAGGACGCGCCGCGCACGCGCTTTGCGCTTTTGGATCTGATGCGGCGCTCGTCCGGCGACTTTATGGGCAAAATTGCCACCTATGACGTCGAAGCCTCAGGCCTTGGGTTCCTTTTCGCCTTTATGGACAGCCAAGAGGCCACAACCTTTGGCGGGCTTTTGGAAGGCTTCGCCCGCGTCGATGCGGTGGCAACCTGTTGTTCGGCGGAAATCATCGAAGGGGTCGACAGTGGGCGCTACAAAATCGCCTATAATGTCTTGGGCTCCTATGTCGACACCGTCCCACATGAGAATTTGGGCGTGATCTACCCCGAGGATTACACGTTGTTTTTATCGCGTGCCTTTATGATCCCGAAGGGCGCACAACATGGCGCGACGGCGGGGGCGTTTTTGGATTTTCTACTCTCGCCACAGGGCCGGGCCGTGCTGTCCCAAAGCACGCTCATACACGACAGCAACAGCGATGAAACCGCAGCCAACGACAGTGCCGAGCGCTATATCCCAATCGGCCCGACCTTGCTCGTGGCGATGGACCGGCACAGGCGCGCGCGCTTTATCGAAAAATGGCGTGATACCTTCGGCGAGCATGCGGTCGAATAG
- a CDS encoding WYL domain-containing protein produces the protein MDSDKSELRWGVAQRLEFIEFRLFWEGHVNRSDLMEQFGLSVNQASADLNRYIGFVPDNMVYDKSARAYVRGPEYAPHFLKPDASRYLAQLRSLADGIMDSDDTWIAELPSYDAAPTPARGVNPVTLRSVVGAIRRAESIEVKYQSLSRPEPTWRWIAPHAIGFDGFRWHARAFCKTDEVFKDFLLSRILKTRGVEASEVTDAADSDWQQHVTLEIGPHPELSENQKKVIALDYGMSGEKAQIKVRRALLYYALKRLGLDTDPGARKPQDQQIVLLNREAVHETTG, from the coding sequence GTGGATAGTGACAAGTCGGAGCTTCGTTGGGGAGTCGCGCAGCGCCTCGAATTTATCGAGTTCCGATTGTTTTGGGAGGGGCATGTAAACCGCAGCGACTTGATGGAGCAGTTCGGGCTGTCGGTGAACCAGGCGTCCGCCGATCTGAACCGCTATATCGGTTTTGTACCGGACAACATGGTCTACGATAAGAGTGCGCGGGCATATGTCCGGGGGCCGGAGTACGCCCCACACTTCCTGAAACCTGACGCCAGCCGCTACCTCGCACAGCTGCGGTCTTTGGCTGACGGCATCATGGACAGCGACGATACCTGGATCGCAGAACTGCCATCCTACGATGCTGCACCAACGCCCGCCCGCGGTGTAAATCCTGTCACTCTGCGATCAGTTGTCGGAGCCATCCGCCGTGCAGAGTCGATCGAGGTGAAGTATCAGTCCCTCTCACGCCCCGAGCCGACATGGAGGTGGATCGCGCCTCACGCGATCGGGTTCGATGGCTTTCGATGGCACGCACGAGCGTTCTGTAAGACTGACGAGGTCTTCAAGGACTTCCTGCTTTCTCGTATCCTCAAGACGCGCGGAGTTGAAGCCAGCGAAGTCACAGATGCAGCCGATTCCGACTGGCAACAACATGTAACGCTTGAGATCGGCCCCCACCCTGAACTCTCCGAGAACCAGAAGAAGGTAATCGCGCTGGACTATGGGATGAGCGGTGAAAAGGCGCAAATCAAGGTTCGACGCGCTCTGCTCTACTACGCGCTCAAGCGTCTCGGACTCGATACCGACCCCGGCGCAAGGAAGCCTCAGGATCAGCAAATCGTGCTTCTCAACCGGGAGGCCGTTCATGAAACTACTGGATAA
- a CDS encoding sigma-70 family RNA polymerase sigma factor: MKLLDKLSRILGSRAQPMSEPESHILDPFEIRLIAEGKLEKLADFVASARLYSADPKGDTPLHLAARTGSLALCDLFIRSGADPNALNHERQTPADVAHAEGHKLASQLLSSLVTNSQEIASLDACEESPILETTADMIEAIPATHLSVVKETEPDDDDWNRQERSAETSWTDDRVGLLRWMWSEGRSANQISRELGGVSRNAVLSKAHRLGLWEKKNADTSSSEIISEVPPYVAAQPSAGPEQRPSPEIAQTAAVPNQLDDLDDLLSFEAEEEPEEFFGESASETVSGTFVALVSPAPVVSDDEDGDWDLDLSPASIAGEGIGAAAAVTTDHGAEHDFLKVRNRGRQSVKRAVVQTGTRLSIDPEICITWAEETLAKGWCSFSDIESLVALCEGNGDLEELRTNLLRNLEAAGFDPVDQSSAHIVGLWDAKSDISSDELAEAIEAALTRSTRLPGTQRFVMDKSDELQLLEPMVRAKQELQLGILASEAAVQTILDVVDSIGGGVRDPGSVSLKTIIPSRPGHAETAEVMAAAEALKFWQANGRVLDGKRRRQALAALESLDLSLAFHKELVSSLEQSKANPEHANWLDAQISVFEAANERLIHEHLPYVRRFAARNVEEGEDPEDVFQVAFMGLQRSTRRFDPERGYRFVVYASYWMRQAIMRWRADEGAAIRIPVHRKEKIARLDLAMEKLDVRADGTVSDNDLAVDLEWTTDEVSQFRAIPREAEYPESIDDWDEVLPEQEDANAFDQAETESIITDALVELPEREADVIRMRFGIGRDADMTLEEIGQIYGVTRERIRQIEAKGLDRLSHPGRKRRLQELLGI, from the coding sequence ATGAAACTACTGGATAAATTGTCCCGTATCCTCGGCAGTCGTGCCCAGCCGATGAGCGAACCCGAAAGCCATATCCTTGACCCTTTCGAGATCCGGCTGATTGCCGAAGGAAAGCTCGAGAAACTTGCCGATTTCGTTGCATCTGCTCGCCTATATTCGGCTGACCCGAAGGGCGACACTCCGCTCCACCTGGCTGCACGAACGGGCAGTCTTGCGCTTTGCGATCTGTTCATTCGGTCTGGCGCAGATCCTAATGCACTGAACCATGAACGGCAGACCCCAGCTGACGTGGCGCATGCAGAGGGCCACAAGCTCGCATCGCAGCTTCTGTCTTCGCTTGTTACGAACTCGCAGGAGATCGCCAGCCTCGACGCGTGCGAGGAGAGCCCGATACTTGAGACCACTGCGGACATGATCGAGGCCATTCCCGCAACTCATCTCTCAGTAGTCAAGGAGACTGAGCCGGATGACGATGATTGGAATCGCCAGGAGAGGAGCGCGGAAACCTCTTGGACTGATGACCGGGTCGGGCTTCTGAGATGGATGTGGTCCGAGGGCCGGAGCGCAAACCAGATATCGAGGGAATTGGGCGGAGTCAGCCGCAATGCAGTGCTGAGCAAGGCGCACCGTCTCGGCTTGTGGGAAAAGAAGAATGCGGACACTAGCAGCTCCGAAATAATTAGCGAAGTACCCCCGTATGTTGCCGCGCAGCCCTCTGCGGGGCCAGAGCAACGGCCTAGCCCGGAAATTGCGCAAACTGCGGCGGTGCCCAACCAGCTGGATGACCTTGACGATTTGCTTAGTTTCGAGGCCGAGGAAGAGCCAGAGGAGTTCTTCGGCGAGTCCGCGAGCGAAACGGTTTCGGGGACATTCGTCGCGCTCGTCAGTCCGGCACCTGTGGTTTCGGACGATGAGGACGGAGATTGGGATCTTGACCTTTCACCTGCATCGATTGCCGGAGAAGGCATCGGTGCCGCCGCCGCCGTAACCACGGATCATGGCGCAGAGCATGACTTCCTGAAGGTCCGCAACCGCGGGCGCCAATCGGTCAAACGCGCCGTCGTCCAGACCGGCACGCGACTGTCGATCGATCCGGAGATTTGCATCACTTGGGCCGAGGAAACTTTGGCAAAGGGGTGGTGCTCATTCAGCGATATCGAGAGCCTCGTCGCACTTTGCGAAGGCAATGGCGATCTCGAGGAATTACGCACCAATCTCTTGCGCAACCTGGAGGCTGCAGGTTTCGACCCGGTCGATCAGAGTTCCGCGCATATTGTCGGGCTCTGGGACGCCAAATCGGACATATCCTCCGACGAGCTGGCTGAAGCAATCGAGGCAGCCCTAACGCGATCGACGCGGCTGCCTGGAACGCAACGCTTCGTCATGGACAAGTCCGACGAACTACAACTGCTGGAGCCCATGGTCCGGGCAAAGCAAGAGCTTCAGCTGGGAATTCTCGCCTCCGAAGCTGCTGTCCAAACGATCCTCGATGTCGTCGACAGCATCGGGGGTGGGGTCCGAGACCCAGGTTCTGTCTCACTGAAGACCATTATCCCCTCACGCCCAGGCCACGCCGAGACGGCCGAGGTCATGGCAGCTGCGGAAGCCCTTAAGTTCTGGCAGGCGAATGGTCGCGTGTTGGACGGTAAACGGCGAAGGCAGGCACTCGCCGCGCTCGAGTCGCTCGATCTCTCTCTGGCTTTCCACAAGGAGCTCGTCAGCTCGCTCGAACAAAGCAAGGCTAACCCAGAGCATGCCAACTGGCTGGATGCACAGATCTCGGTTTTTGAGGCCGCCAACGAGCGCCTCATCCACGAGCACCTGCCTTACGTGCGGCGCTTTGCTGCACGGAACGTGGAGGAAGGCGAAGACCCTGAGGACGTCTTCCAAGTGGCTTTCATGGGTCTTCAGCGTTCCACACGGCGCTTTGATCCAGAACGCGGTTATCGCTTTGTTGTTTACGCCTCCTACTGGATGCGGCAGGCCATCATGCGATGGCGCGCTGACGAAGGCGCAGCGATCCGTATCCCCGTTCATCGGAAAGAGAAAATCGCGAGGCTTGATCTCGCTATGGAAAAGCTCGACGTCCGGGCTGACGGCACTGTTTCCGACAACGATCTCGCCGTGGATCTGGAATGGACCACTGACGAGGTGAGTCAGTTTCGCGCGATCCCCCGCGAGGCTGAGTATCCCGAAAGCATCGACGACTGGGACGAGGTATTGCCCGAACAGGAGGACGCGAATGCCTTCGATCAGGCAGAAACCGAAAGTATCATTACGGACGCCCTAGTTGAGCTGCCGGAGCGTGAAGCTGATGTGATCCGGATGCGCTTCGGGATAGGACGCGACGCCGACATGACCCTTGAGGAGATCGGTCAAATCTATGGAGTGACACGCGAGCGCATTCGACAGATCGAGGCAAAGGGCCTCGACCGTCTTTCCCATCCCGGTCGCAAGCGGCGCCTCCAGGAATTGCTAGGGATTTAA
- a CDS encoding plasmid partitioning protein RepB C-terminal domain-containing protein — MPDDAQDITQKQVTLIPTDLIRILNPRVRNRRTFKEMVENIAKIGLKRPITVAQRAGTDPAEYDLVCGQGRLEAFMELQQDAIPAIIIDADESDCLVMSLVENCARRQHNPIDLMREIGNLRKRGYNDRQIANKIGVTPDYVGMIAGLLERGEERLVSAVETGLLPLNLAIDISKTDAEGGQRALMDAYTQKKLRGKKLAAVRRLIQQRDAQGPHLHRNRYGRSDGTKRPLTSDALVRAYQQEAERQKLLIKKAELTQGRLMFVVEAFRSLRDDDHFLTLLRAEGLDTLPTYLGQSLDAGAAE; from the coding sequence ATGCCCGACGACGCCCAAGACATCACCCAGAAACAGGTCACTCTCATCCCCACCGACCTAATTCGCATCCTAAACCCCCGTGTGCGCAACCGCCGCACCTTCAAGGAAATGGTCGAGAACATCGCGAAGATCGGCCTGAAGCGACCAATCACTGTGGCGCAACGTGCTGGAACTGACCCAGCAGAATATGACCTCGTCTGTGGTCAGGGTCGGCTCGAGGCGTTCATGGAGCTTCAGCAGGATGCCATACCGGCCATCATCATCGACGCCGACGAGAGCGACTGCCTCGTCATGAGCCTCGTCGAGAACTGCGCCCGCCGCCAGCACAACCCGATCGACCTGATGCGCGAGATCGGCAACCTGCGCAAACGCGGCTACAATGATCGGCAGATCGCAAACAAGATCGGGGTCACGCCAGACTATGTCGGCATGATCGCGGGGCTTCTGGAACGCGGGGAAGAACGGCTGGTCTCGGCCGTGGAAACCGGCCTTCTGCCGCTGAACCTCGCCATCGACATTTCAAAGACAGATGCCGAGGGCGGGCAGCGCGCTCTGATGGACGCCTACACCCAGAAGAAGCTGCGCGGCAAGAAACTGGCCGCCGTGCGCCGCCTCATCCAGCAGCGCGATGCACAGGGCCCGCACCTTCATCGCAACCGCTATGGCAGAAGCGACGGCACCAAGCGGCCCCTGACCAGCGACGCGCTTGTGAGAGCCTATCAACAGGAAGCAGAGCGACAGAAGTTACTGATCAAGAAAGCCGAACTGACACAAGGCCGCCTGATGTTCGTCGTGGAGGCGTTTCGCTCGCTGCGCGACGATGACCACTTCCTGACGCTCTTGCGCGCGGAGGGGCTGGATACCCTGCCTACCTATCTCGGGCAATCACTGGATGCGGGAGCGGCAGAATGA
- a CDS encoding type II toxin-antitoxin system RelE/ParE family toxin, whose protein sequence is MAAIRIQERASHRLDDIYRYTRDRWGDDQAETYITGLFDAFDKIAAHGVASKPIPAEFGVEGFFFRYERHFVYWRHLSNGDIGIVTILHERMHQIDQFRDDFGLG, encoded by the coding sequence GTGGCCGCCATTCGTATTCAAGAAAGAGCGTCCCATCGCCTCGATGACATCTACCGCTACACCCGTGACAGGTGGGGAGATGATCAGGCCGAGACATACATCACCGGCCTGTTCGACGCCTTCGACAAGATAGCAGCGCACGGTGTCGCGTCGAAACCGATCCCAGCCGAGTTTGGTGTTGAAGGGTTCTTTTTTCGATACGAGCGTCATTTCGTCTACTGGCGTCATCTCTCGAATGGTGACATCGGGATCGTGACCATCCTGCACGAGCGCATGCACCAGATCGACCAGTTTCGCGATGATTTTGGGCTCGGATGA
- a CDS encoding ribbon-helix-helix domain-containing protein yields the protein MSRTTTMTVRLGGALSDFVSANVGDDGSYENVSEYIRDLIRRDKERAEQEAFNRLKGELTHAFAAPEESYQALTSAEVIARNRA from the coding sequence ATGTCCCGAACGACCACGATGACCGTCCGCCTTGGTGGGGCACTGAGTGACTTCGTGTCGGCCAACGTAGGCGATGACGGGTCCTATGAGAACGTCAGCGAGTACATCCGTGACCTGATCCGGCGTGACAAGGAGAGGGCGGAGCAGGAAGCCTTCAACCGGCTGAAGGGCGAGCTGACCCATGCCTTCGCGGCCCCAGAGGAGTCGTATCAGGCGCTGACGTCAGCAGAGGTGATTGCACGGAACCGGGCCTGA
- a CDS encoding sensor histidine kinase, which translates to MTPRRIALPHQRTLLSRVMGGVLSLLAVGGILVTIAAFAYGKNAARQSFDRILLGAANDMAESINIVNGAPIADIPVSAFGLLALAADDRIFYSVRGPEGEVLTGYTGDVMRDVPHGTLTTPAFFDSTLQGEPARFVTVARRFSERDFSGAVFVFVGQTLRARNAMALDLTKGAVLVTGIGGIALLLGAFLVIRSAMRPLEHLTRDLSQRDPYDLTPMAADGPAEVAVMVHAMNRFMQRLDRQVGAMKHLISDTAHQLRTPVAAIRAQAELAIEDDPTYRSQRLERLVRRTRSLGTLLDQMLSRAMVIHRTDNAPPSAVDLRDVALKVFEDRDHEVLAPQAEVGLEIGDMAVIVMADEISLSEAAKNMLANALRHGTSPITIGVCVDQGMGEIWVQDAGSGPAEDVIDTIGQRFERSAASKGNSAGLGLSIVRAVAEAFDGKVHMARNDQGFRVSLALPADQNAEEL; encoded by the coding sequence ATGACGCCCCGTAGGATCGCCCTCCCCCACCAACGCACGCTCTTGTCGCGGGTGATGGGCGGGGTCTTGTCGCTTTTGGCCGTGGGCGGTATTTTGGTGACCATCGCCGCCTTTGCCTATGGTAAAAACGCGGCACGCCAGTCGTTTGATCGTATCTTATTGGGTGCGGCCAATGACATGGCAGAATCAATCAACATCGTGAATGGCGCGCCCATTGCCGACATCCCGGTCTCTGCCTTTGGCCTGTTGGCCTTGGCGGCGGATGACCGGATTTTTTATTCGGTGCGCGGCCCCGAGGGCGAGGTTCTGACGGGCTACACGGGCGATGTGATGCGTGATGTCCCCCATGGCACGCTCACCACCCCTGCGTTTTTTGACAGCACACTCCAAGGCGAGCCCGCGCGGTTTGTCACCGTGGCCAGACGGTTCTCAGAACGGGATTTTTCCGGCGCTGTGTTTGTCTTTGTCGGCCAGACATTGCGCGCCCGCAATGCGATGGCGCTGGACCTGACCAAGGGCGCGGTTCTGGTCACGGGGATTGGCGGGATCGCGTTGCTTTTAGGGGCGTTTTTGGTGATCCGCTCGGCCATGCGTCCGCTTGAACACCTGACCAGAGACCTGTCGCAACGCGACCCTTATGATCTGACGCCCATGGCCGCCGATGGGCCTGCTGAGGTTGCCGTCATGGTCCATGCGATGAACCGCTTTATGCAGCGTCTGGATCGGCAAGTCGGCGCGATGAAACATCTGATATCGGACACTGCGCATCAGTTGCGCACCCCCGTGGCCGCGATCCGGGCGCAGGCGGAATTGGCGATAGAAGACGATCCCACATATCGCAGCCAACGGCTGGAGCGCTTGGTGCGGCGCACGCGCTCTTTGGGCACATTGTTGGATCAAATGTTGTCCCGCGCCATGGTCATCCACCGCACAGACAACGCCCCACCTTCCGCTGTGGATTTGCGTGACGTGGCGCTGAAGGTGTTTGAGGACCGCGACCACGAAGTTTTGGCCCCGCAGGCCGAGGTCGGATTGGAGATTGGCGATATGGCCGTGATCGTGATGGCCGATGAAATTTCATTGAGTGAAGCGGCGAAAAACATGCTGGCGAATGCACTGCGTCACGGCACCTCGCCGATCACCATCGGGGTCTGTGTCGATCAGGGCATGGGCGAAATTTGGGTGCAAGACGCGGGGTCTGGCCCGGCCGAAGATGTGATCGACACCATCGGGCAACGGTTTGAACGCTCGGCCGCCTCAAAGGGCAACAGCGCAGGATTGGGGCTCTCGATTGTGCGCGCGGTGGCCGAAGCCTTTGACGGCAAGGTGCATATGGCCCGCAATGATCAAGGCTTTCGTGTCAGCTTGGCCTTGCCTGCGGATCAAAATGCGGAGGAGCTATGA
- a CDS encoding XRE family transcriptional regulator, whose product MVLQLFNEEGRENAREDGHIVPKMGTFVHLVEEPTDYRTAIAMALHEELDDTHRAIKTAMRWTGASERTVKYWFSGERGPSGDHLIALARHSDAVLYVILALAGRHIVEEGDE is encoded by the coding sequence ATGGTTCTTCAATTATTTAACGAAGAAGGACGTGAAAATGCGCGTGAAGATGGGCACATTGTGCCGAAAATGGGCACATTTGTGCACCTGGTCGAAGAACCAACCGATTATCGAACCGCCATAGCGATGGCTCTGCACGAAGAGTTGGACGACACACACAGGGCAATCAAAACGGCCATGCGCTGGACAGGTGCCAGCGAACGCACCGTGAAATACTGGTTTTCGGGCGAGCGGGGGCCAAGCGGCGACCATCTGATCGCCCTCGCTCGGCATTCGGATGCTGTGCTCTACGTTATTCTTGCACTTGCAGGCCGCCACATTGTCGAGGAGGGCGACGAATGA